In Sebastes umbrosus isolate fSebUmb1 chromosome 7, fSebUmb1.pri, whole genome shotgun sequence, the sequence AAGCTCGGGCAAATAGGGGCAGATAAAAGTCGGCAAATACTCACTGTATTTAACTTATGCAATAATTTCATAAGAGGGGAGATTgagccagaaacaggttggggtgtgccaaaaaaaaaagagacgagagagagagagcccagACAGAAACGTTCTAGAGAAAAACGACAACAGCTGCCGCCGAAGCTGATAAACAAAGTTTCTCTTTACTCAGAGATGTTGATGTCTGTACGTTCTGCAGATGGACCGACGTCATCAGATCGCAAAGTGCAGCCAAAGCTTGTGTGGGAATCTCACGAGTTGATAAGCTCCCACTGCAGCTTTGTGCGTTAACTGTTTAAACTACTGACTGTTTGTGCAGATTGGGTTGTGTTTTAAAACCAGGAGGAGCCGACTGAGAGCATTGTTTGGGTGAAGAGGGATTAGGAGATGGTGTGCTGGAAAGGAGAGGGTTAAGTGAAAGAAGGAGAGGTTTGTGTCAAGTTTCTGCCAGCCTTAATCTGTGTACTCAAGGGTGTTGGAGGCCCTTGTTAGTCAAAGCTGTGTGGCTCCAAAGTGTTAATTTAAGAGATTTACTGTAGATGGTATAAATGAGTGGGCAGGGCTGGTGTATACTATGTATTAGCACAATATAAACACTATTTAAACAGTTTCTTTATTGAGTGGCTATTTGCACAATTTCTctttagagttgttccgataccaataccagtatggGAAATGTGTCCACAtgtcaccctctctctctcgcccccTTTCTAGACTGTCCACTGTTCTATTAAGAAATAccccaaaaataatattgaaaaaaaacgaaaaaaaacatttacctGACATCACCTGTTTCTTTCTCCACCAGGACGAGTTCGACAAGCTCCGCCACTTCTGCTATAGCCGCACTGACGCCCTGCTGCTCTGCTTCAGCGTGGTCAGCCCGGCGTCCTTTCAAAACGTCTGGGAGAAGTGGGTCCCTGAGATCCGCCGCCGCTGCCCCCTCACACCCATCATTCTCGTGGGCACGCAGTGCGACCTGCGGCAGGACGTCAAAGTGCTGATCGAGCTGGCGAGGCGGAGGGAGCAGCCCGTGCTGGAAGAGGACGCCAGGGCGCTGTCGGAAAAAATCGGGGCAGTGACGTACGTCGAGTGCTCGGCGCTGACGCAAAAGAATCTGAAGGAGGTGTTCGACGTGGCCATCGCCGTTGGGCTGAGGCAGTCTGACAGGAGGGTGAGGCGGGAGAGGAAGGTCCGCAGCACGGCCGATAAGATGAAGATGCTCTCAAAGtcgtggtggaagaagtatgtGTGCGTCCAGTAGGGTGGGAAGAGACCATTTCTCTGTGACTGAAAAAACTTGCAACTGCTGACTTGTTGGTGGGGACTGAGTTGGATGTAAGAACTATTTTTACGTTCACCTGGACGACCCAAGATGTAGTGACTTTAATTCAGTGGAGCAACGGTTCAACACAGGCAGAGTGTGCCTGCCT encodes:
- the rhoub gene encoding ras homolog family member Ub — encoded protein: MFPPVSMDYGRTMAPPVPPHNPTQTRPGDAQERLLKCVLLGDGAVGKTSLVVSYTTNGYPTKYVPTAFDDFSAVVQVDGNPVRLQLCDTAGQDEFDKLRHFCYSRTDALLLCFSVVSPASFQNVWEKWVPEIRRRCPLTPIILVGTQCDLRQDVKVLIELARRREQPVLEEDARALSEKIGAVTYVECSALTQKNLKEVFDVAIAVGLRQSDRRVRRERKVRSTADKMKMLSKSWWKKYVCVQ